The genomic interval GTGTTCCAGGACCGGGCGGCATCCGGAGAAGAACTCACCGCCTACGGCCTCGATGCCCTGTGGCAGTACGACCAAAACTGGACAATCGGCGGCAAGGTCAAGCAGCATGATTACGATCAGGCCGACTCGGCCCAGACCTACAGTGTTCTGGCTGCCTGGCAGGGCGAGGAACTGACCCAATACGGCGCGGAGATCGGCCGTACGGCGGCTGGAGACTCGGTTGGCAACGATTACACCCTGGTGCGGCTGTACGGTTACAACGAAGCGATGGGAGGCCGGTTGGGCGTTGACTTTGTCAGTGCGGACCTGCTGCTGGCTCAATACGACGAAGAAATATACGGTAAGGACAGTTCTCTGTTCCTTTCCCTTGGCGGTGGCAAGCGCTTCATGGGCGATGCCCTGTCGGTCAAGCTGTCCGGTGATTACAGCCAGGACGCGTATTTTGATGAAGATGTGCGCGGCACCTTGACAGTGTCATACAACTTCGCCCAATAGGAAGAGTTTCCCGGTTCTGACAGGAGATAGAAACAATGGCGAAAAAGAGCATCCTTTCCATTTTGACCCTGCTGGCCATTCTGTTTCTGATGGCGGCCTGCGCGGGCCTGCAGAGCAGTTACGCGCCCCTCGCCGTGCATCCCAGCGCCGATGATCTCGGCGAGCAGCCGAAGGTCTGTACCGATTGTCATGATGCCCGCGGCGAACATGTGGCCTATGAAAACTACGTTCATACGGCGGACTGGGGCCTGAACCATCGCGCCCAGGCCAACCAGGGTGAAGCGATCTGTGCCATGTGCCATCAGACCAGCTTCTGCAACGATTGCCACGCGACGGGAATCGAATTGAAGCCGTCGCTGAAGAACCAGGCGGAGACCTATCGTCCCATGCAGCATCGCGGCGATTACCTTAGCCGCCACCCCATCGACGGGCGAATGGATCCGACTTCGTGCTTCCGCTGCCATGGCAATCCGAAATCGGCCGAAACCTGTGTGCGGTGTCACGGCTAGACCAGAGCGAGGAGAAGATCATGCATAGACTGGCATTTTTAATTTTCATAGCTTCTGCTTTTCTGCTCAGCGCCTGCGCCGAACCCAACCCAGACGCGCCCGCCGGGGAGGGGATGCACACACTGGACGGAAGCTATCTTGACGGCACCGTGCACGGCCCTGTCGCCAAGCAGGACCTGACCTTCTGCCAGGCCTGTCATGCCGACCAGGCCGACCCTCCGCGTTTCAATGTCGGGATCGATTCGGCGGGCGGTTTCGGCTGCGAAGGCTCCGGGAGCTGTCACGGGGCCGACCTTGCCCATCCGCTGGATTGGGCCGGTCCGAACGCCACTTTCCACTATTCGGCAGGAAACGTTCAGGGGGCGTGCACCCTCTGTCACGGCTCGGACCTGAGCGGCGGCACCTACGCGCCGAGCTGCCTGGTTTGCCATGACTCAGTTACCACTTTTACCCTCGACTGCGCCTCGTGTCACGGCTATCCGCCCGATGGCACACTGCATGCCGGAACCATTTCCGGGGTCGATCATTCAGCTGTTCCTTTAAGCAGTCATTCCGAGTGCACCGATTGCCACGGCATGAGTGAGTCCGGGGCGGGCGGCGGCTTCGAGCCGGCCACGAACTATACGCTTTTTGACAAGGCTACGGACACACTTGGCGATCACTGGGACGGCAGTATCCAGATGAATAATACTGTTGCGTATAATCCGTCGACTTTAGGCTGTGCTGTGGTCTGTCACAGCGATGACGACACGCTGGCCCCGATGCCTGACTCCTCCGGACTTCCCGTCGTCCTGAAGAATTTTTAGGTTTATAAGCAGGTTCTCTACGTTAACGCTGTTTCCATGATTAAGCCCGCCCCTGTTTTCCGGGGCGGGCTCTTTTTTATTCGGGGTTGCTTCGGCCATGTCAATACATGGGCCTTCACCCGTCGCTGAAGCTATGGGTGACAAGTCCACCGTCGCTAACGCCCGCCGAACAGCTTCGGCGTGACAAGCGCAATGACCCCTCGTCTGGGCTCGGGGCAGGCCCGTCTTCGTCTTTTAGACTACGCCGTGGCAGGCCCGTCTTCGTCTTTTAGACTACGCCGTGGCAGGCTGGATTCCGGAAGACTTACGTGTCTAAGTATCTACGTGTCTAAGTATCTAAGTGCCTAAACCGCTCTTTCCCCCGCGTCGAAGCCTGTCACGCCAGAGGCGTGATGTCCCCGCGCTTGCCAGCCGTAGCTTTAGCGAAGGTTGGTCACCGCGTCTCCGTGTCCGGCGCCTTTTCCTGTTCTCTCCCCGTCACTCCGATACCCCGATACCCCGTTACACTCTTCTATTCTTCAGATATCCCCGCTTCTGTGTTCTTTCAACGTATTGGCATGCCTGGCGTGAAAGAGCCATGATCTTTTCGGGTTTGACCTTTTCGTCCTG from bacterium carries:
- a CDS encoding cytochrome C, whose amino-acid sequence is MAKKSILSILTLLAILFLMAACAGLQSSYAPLAVHPSADDLGEQPKVCTDCHDARGEHVAYENYVHTADWGLNHRAQANQGEAICAMCHQTSFCNDCHATGIELKPSLKNQAETYRPMQHRGDYLSRHPIDGRMDPTSCFRCHGNPKSAETCVRCHG